The sequence AAGCTAAAGATCCAGCATTAGCTCCTTTGCCTATTCATAATTTACGAAACGCGCTTACTAAAAATGGCTTTCCGGAAGCGGAAATTATGTATATAGGCAATCCAGATAATTCCACTTTCCAAATTAAAATAAAGAGCGTTGGGAAAGGTAGTAATATTTCTTCGGAAACACGCACCAAGCTCTTGGACATCATTCAGCAGAATTTCCCCGAATATATTAAAGGCAGAGATCTTAATACTGAAGTGATCGAAGAAATATACGAAGTTGGTCCAAAAGTTGGTGGCGAACTTAGAACTCAAGCATTTTGGGCAGTAATGCTTGCCTTGATTGCTATGATCATTTATATTTGGTTCCGTTTTGAATTTACTTTTGGTTTGATGGGCATTCTGGCTTTATTTCATGATGTCTTTATGATTGTAGGCATATTTGCCATCACCGGCAAAGAAATCACGATGCAAATAATTGCTGCGTTATTAACAATTGTTGGTTACAGCATAAACGATACGATTGTTATTTTTGATCGCATCCGCGAAGATATGAAAAAGAACAGGAAAGAGCCGATTCAAGCGGTCTTCAACAATTCTATCAATGAAACTCTTTCCAGAACAGTCATAACCGGTGGAACTACTTTTCTTACTTCGGCTTGCCTGTATTTCTGGGGTGGCAGCGTGATTCATGATTTTGCCTTTGCCATCTGTTTAGGTATCTTCTTTGGAACCTATTCTTCCATTTTTGTGGCAAGCAACCTGGTTATAGACCTGAATTTGATTACCCATAAAGAAAAGAAAACGATGCAGCACTTAACCAAAAAGAAAAAATAAATCCTATACAATCTACCTCCTCTGGAACCGCTCAATTTTTGGGCGGTTCTTTTTTTGGGGGATTTTACACCGAGAACACTGAGAAGACCGAGGGCACCGAAAAAAGATGAATTTAATGACCACTGAGAACACTGAGAACACTGAGAGCACTGAAAAAAGAGTTTTATTAGCCACCGAAATTACCGAAGAAACCGAGAACACCGAAAAAGATAAAGGTATGTAGAAAAATAATAAAAGCCACCGAAAATACCGAAGAAACCGAGAGCACTGAAAAAGATAGGAAATTAAAAGAGAAAGAAAAGATAGAGAAAGAAAAGATAGAATATAAAATTGGATATTTGCACCCAAAACTACAACTGGGTTTCACTTTTTCACCTTTCCACTTTTCCACCTTTCCACTTTTCCTCTCGACTTCTCGACCTCTTGACCTCAAGACCTCTCGACCTCTCGACCTCTTGACCCCAAGACCTCTCGACTCCAAGACCTCTCGACCTATCGACCCCAAGCCCTCTCGACCTCTCGACCTCTTGACCTCAAGACCTCTCGACCTCCGGACCCTATTTCCGTCCGTGCACTTCAAAAAAGCTTTCTAATCTCAGCAGAGTTCTGGCATCGATATCTTCCGGTTGATCACCTTCCAAAGTTAAAAAGGGCAGGTCTATATGTTTTCTGAGCAGTAGGTTATCCAGTTGTAAGTGGCAAAAGCTTTGCGTGTAGCTAATCACTGCTTCGATACGGCGTTTTTTAAGTTCCCATTTAATATCTTTTAAGCGATCAAAAACACTGTAGGGATAAGTATAAGCCAAATATTGTTCAACTATGTCATCGCATAAATACGGCATGGCAAATTGACGCTGAACTTCATTGAATAAAACATCTCCTCCCAGTTCAAGAATTACCTCATAGACATTTTTATAGATGGGTGGAACGCCTAAATAAGCCAAGCGCAATTTGGCAGAAAAGGGGTCTCTTTTTTTTGCTTCTGATAAAAAGTCATCCAATTCACTTTCATAGCGATCCGGATTTCCGTTAAAATCGGAGGCATTAACCAGCCAGGTATGATTTTCCAGTCCGGTTACCAAATGTTCTTTCCAGGTTAATTCATCCAGAGTGATAAGTTTTTTTCTTATTTCATCGAGGCGTTTTTTGGTTTTCAAGGTCTCTCTGCGTGAAACGCCAAAATAATCTTCTAACCTGGTTATTTCATTATTAAGTTCCGCATAATTTTTGGTTGTAGGAAAGGAAAAACGATAAACCGGCAGATTTATTTCCGTAAATAAATCCAGTAAGGAAGTGGAATTTGAACAATCGCCTTCCACAATTCCGATTATCAAGTCCGGTTGAAGAGAAAGTGCAGCTGTATAATTACCTTTAATCCAACTGCAAAGTGTGCGCGGAAATCCTTTCATTTCAGCATTTTGAACATTAGTTGAAGGGTCTTGCGTGATAAATATATTATTTAAGTCCACGGGAATATGTCCTGCGGCATAAATAACTTCTACCGGCAAGGAAGAAGTGAAGGCAATTTTTTTAGGAATCATAGCTAAGCTCCAGATATTCATTTTCCAATTCAGAAATATGTTCTTTGCTTTTGTCAATGTTATTCAGCAGCAGGTTAATTTGTTTTTTTAGCTCTTTTGCTTTTGTTTCATCGCTATAAGTGGAAGATATTGCCAGTTCGTTATTTATCTTATCTATCAGGGAATGGCTTTCTTCTATGTGTATTTGTTCTTGTTCAATTTGTTTATGGATTTGTTCCAGATACCAGGGGTTTATTTTCTTTTTTCTTTCTTTGGGCTTTGCAATTTGTTTTTTGATTTCGGGAAGAGTAAAAGCAAGTTCCAATGCCTTTTCCAGTCCTGAATCAATTTCGCTTACAGTAGGGTAGAGTAAGTTATTTTCCAGTGCTTTATGAAAAACCCAATATTTTGTAGCCAGTTGTTGCATAAAATAGCGGTCGTGGCTTACAAATAGGATAGTTCCAGCATAGTTTTGCAAAGCAGAAAGCAAGCTATCATTCATTTCTATGTCAAGATGATTGGTTGGTTCATCCATTATCAGTAAATTTGGCTTTTGATGAATTAAAACGCAGAGCAGCAAACGGGATTTTTCACCTCCGCTTAAGATACTGGTAACTTTATTTACTTCGTCGCCGGTAAAGCCAAAACGCGCTAAAAAACTTAGCACATAACCTCTTGTTTCAAAAGGAACTATCTGCCATAATGTTTCCAAAACTGTTAAGTCCTCATTTAAGGATATCTGATGTTGGTCATAATAACCGATTTCCAAGGAAGCTCCAATTTTTAACGAGCCGGAAAATATTTCCAGTTTCTGCATCAAGACCTTCAGCAAAGTTGTTTTACCACAACCATTGGGACCGAGGATACATATTCTATCCTGATAATGAGCTCGCAAATTTACATTTTTGGCTAAAGGAGAGCTACCCACAATACCAAACTCCACATCTTTCAAAGTAAAAACATCATTTCCGCTGCGTTCACCGCTTTGGATGGCAAGGTGTATTTTCTTATCTGGCTCATTTTTCTGGATTATATCCATCTTAGAAAGCATTTTTAAGCGAGATTTTGCTTGTGCCGTTTTTTGTCCGGCGATGTTTTTACTGATGAAGTCCTGGGTTTGAGCAATAAATTTTTGCTGTCTTTCAAATTGTCTTTCCTTGCTCAAGCGTTCAATTTTATCTGCTTCCGCAAAGGCAGAATAATTACCTTTCGTAATAGTTAGTTGAGCATCTTTCAAATGAAAAATAGTGGTAACGGTATTATCCAGAAAAACACGATCGTGAGAAACCACTAAAAAAGGTGCATTACAGGCATTCAAATATTTTTCCAGCCAAGTTATCATAGCTATGTCCAGATGGTTTGTGGGCTCATCCAAAATCAGTAAATCGTAAGGCATCAAAAGTATTTTTGCCAGACAAATTCGGGTCTGTTCTCCACCGCTGAATAGGGATAGTGGCTTAGGGTAATCATTTTCACTAAATCCCAATGAAGTTATTACAAATTTCATTGTATTGGCAAAATCATCACCCCCGATGGCTTGAAAATCGTTCAG comes from Candidatus Cloacimonas sp. and encodes:
- the secF gene encoding protein translocase subunit SecF; translated protein: MRILKHPNIQFVKYRYWAYTFSIILLLIGIGGIIFKGLNWSIDFTSGITATLNLKAKDPALAPLPIHNLRNALTKNGFPEAEIMYIGNPDNSTFQIKIKSVGKGSNISSETRTKLLDIIQQNFPEYIKGRDLNTEVIEEIYEVGPKVGGELRTQAFWAVMLALIAMIIYIWFRFEFTFGLMGILALFHDVFMIVGIFAITGKEITMQIIAALLTIVGYSINDTIVIFDRIREDMKKNRKEPIQAVFNNSINETLSRTVITGGTTFLTSACLYFWGGSVIHDFAFAICLGIFFGTYSSIFVASNLVIDLNLITHKEKKTMQHLTKKKK
- a CDS encoding 2-hydroxyacyl-CoA dehydratase, translated to MIPKKIAFTSSLPVEVIYAAGHIPVDLNNIFITQDPSTNVQNAEMKGFPRTLCSWIKGNYTAALSLQPDLIIGIVEGDCSNSTSLLDLFTEINLPVYRFSFPTTKNYAELNNEITRLEDYFGVSRRETLKTKKRLDEIRKKLITLDELTWKEHLVTGLENHTWLVNASDFNGNPDRYESELDDFLSEAKKRDPFSAKLRLAYLGVPPIYKNVYEVILELGGDVLFNEVQRQFAMPYLCDDIVEQYLAYTYPYSVFDRLKDIKWELKKRRIEAVISYTQSFCHLQLDNLLLRKHIDLPFLTLEGDQPEDIDARTLLRLESFFEVHGRK
- a CDS encoding ATP-binding cassette domain-containing protein, which codes for MSLIQIINAGIEFAGNHILSNINCTLEHNSKIGLVGSNGCGKTTLLKLMLGILPPAEGKVLRAKKCRIAYLQQNPVLNTNFTMGNFITNSRPDILNLQRKIEELSDILQNSHSEDLEMELQKTLNDFQAIGGDDFANTMKFVITSLGFSENDYPKPLSLFSGGEQTRICLAKILLMPYDLLILDEPTNHLDIAMITWLEKYLNACNAPFLVVSHDRVFLDNTVTTIFHLKDAQLTITKGNYSAFAEADKIERLSKERQFERQQKFIAQTQDFISKNIAGQKTAQAKSRLKMLSKMDIIQKNEPDKKIHLAIQSGERSGNDVFTLKDVEFGIVGSSPLAKNVNLRAHYQDRICILGPNGCGKTTLLKVLMQKLEIFSGSLKIGASLEIGYYDQHQISLNEDLTVLETLWQIVPFETRGYVLSFLARFGFTGDEVNKVTSILSGGEKSRLLLCVLIHQKPNLLIMDEPTNHLDIEMNDSLLSALQNYAGTILFVSHDRYFMQQLATKYWVFHKALENNLLYPTVSEIDSGLEKALELAFTLPEIKKQIAKPKERKKKINPWYLEQIHKQIEQEQIHIEESHSLIDKINNELAISSTYSDETKAKELKKQINLLLNNIDKSKEHISELENEYLELSYDS